AGGTGCCGTCCACGGTGCCAGGTGCCATTCCTCTGGGACCCGGCTCCCCTACGCATGAGGGTTCCCAGCTCCAACGCAGCCTCTTTGAGAAGcccccctctctgtctctctgtgtctctaccCACAGCCCTCATCAAAGCCCTGGTCCCCATAGATGCTCCTGTCTCCCCCGCAGGCAGCTCCAGCTGGGATGGCAGCTCCAGCATCTCTAAGGGCCTCGGGGGGTCCAGCCCCCCAGGGGGCACCCTAGGCCTCCCACAGCCAGCCGCCTGTGTGCCTGCCCCCCACCCATCTGCGGGCCACTCACCATGGGTGGCTGCTTCTCCAAGCCCAAGCCAGGTACCTCCTCTCTTctcaccctctcccttccccctccctccgtcactcactccctccctccctcttcctgccaccttcctcctgcccctcccactgTCTCCGAAGTAGGTCAGGCTGGGCTGCAGCCTAATGTTAATGCTGTGGGCAGGAGTGGTGGGGCTGGAGCCCTCTTTATTTGGGGCTTAGGGTGCTGGTGGTGGGAATAACAGTGGAATCTTTCTcggaaaggggaagggagggttcCTCCTGCTGCTGGGTCGGGGAGAGGAGTATCTCTCTCAGCGCTGGGGAAGGGGGCTCTGGGGACACCCTCAGCCACTGCATGACCCAGGACATTCAAgttacccctctgagcctcacctcctccccctaaAAAATAAGCCTGACCTCTTCAAAATTGCTATGAGGTGGAGTGGACATGTCCTAGCCCTTTTCACCTCTTCTgaccctgtgtgaccttgggctgccTCCTGGGCCTCTCTGGACACACTTCCCCATTTGTAGAGGAAATCCCCAGCCTGCCTGGCCCAAGCagtcccagcccagggctggggggcGGGCAGGGTGCTGGGGGACGCCTAGGTCTGCTCTCCACGGAGACCCTTGTGTGCCggctctccctccagcccccactttccctcttccctcctcacaACACCTGGAAGGCAGGAGTGTGCAGGCCTGacccagatgaagaaaccaaggctgagAGAGGCCTCTGTAGTGCACCCAGGGATCGCCGGCCAGCTCACCCCAGCTCCCCTTACCTGATACCCATCAGCTCCATTACCTTGGAGCCCATGagccttttctccttttcctgggtctgagggagaaCTTGTGGGCAAGAGGAGACCCGCGATGCCCTGCCAGGCAGAGGGACCCACCTGCACCTGCCCCACGACTCCCATGCTGCGGACACCCAGCCCTCAGGCAAATGATGTCCCTTGTCttgaccccagctctctcccgtCAGAAGCAGGCAGGAGGATGCTGGCTGCCCCATATCAGGCTCCTGTAGGACTGCAGAGCTGACAGGAGGCCCTGGCAGAAGATGCCACCTGTAGGTTCCTTTAAAGGACCCCAAAGGGCTGGTCTGCCTCAGACCCCTAGCCCCAGGACCCCCGGCCCCAGGACCCCTGGTATAGGGCTGGTCACTCTTACCACACCAGGGGCAGTGCTAAGAATTTGAGCTCTTGAGCCCAAATCCAGCCCTGCCTGTTCCTGGCTATTTGGCCTTGGGCAGGTgaccacctctctgagcctctgtgttCTTATGTGTGAAATGGGACTAATAGTTGTGCCCCTGTGCGGGCTAGTGTGCTTGGCACGGGCCCGGCACGTAGGAGGCACTTACAGGGTGTTATCCCCTCTCTGGGGGGCTGGGCTCCCTGTGGGCTGTGGCAGGAGGGCAGGAGCTTGGGCCCCCGGTGCCCATGGTggcaggtctggggtgaggcttgGGGAATTTCAGGGTGTGGGAGTGAGAGCGTTCTGGCCATGAGAGTTCAGTGAGGGTCAGGAGGGGCCACAGGGAGACCAGAACGAGCAGAAGAGGCTTCTGCAAACTCCTCACTTTCCACCTCACTGGCTCCTGTGGCTCAGAGCATGTTAGAACAGTCTTCCTGAGCCCCCTCTGTGTGCCCTGCGCTCCAGGGGCCCCATGTTCCTCAGGAAGTGTTCCAGGCCAGTCCTTTGTAAGCTCAGAACTAGGAGGTAGTGCAGGTCTCTTGGCATCTGGTCACCTGCCTTTTATTAGGCCACTAGTGCTACCTAAAGGCTTTCCCACTTTGTCATGGCAGCCAGGAGGCTCGAAGTTAAATAAAACACAGCTACCCAACTTCACctgttgagcatctactctgagttacatttattatttccttcagtATCCACTGTCCCAGAAGAGGTAGGCACTGTTCTCTCCATTTTATAATGAAGGCGTCTGCCAAAAGGGGCTAAGGGATCCACCACAGCTCCTGAGGCTCCTGACCTGACGGTCTTCCCCCGTTAGACTACACCAGCGAGCACCTCGGGGCCTTCTGGAAGGAGGTAGAGGATAAAAACAGCCTGGTTTGGCTGTCCTCTGGGACCCTGCCAGGCTGCTCCTGTGAGCTGTCTCTCTAATTCTTCTGAAAACATTCTAACACCATTACATAAAGTgtggaaaatgaaggaaaaaacccaccCCACCCGTAACCCCCCACCTGACACAACAGCATCAGCGTGATGTGTTCGTGGGCCCTTCCTGCCCAGCTGGAATCAGGGAGCCACCTTCAGCCCTGTCCCTTGCGTGCCTGAGCCTTAGGGGaggcggcggggtgggggtggggggctgggacaGGAAGGATGAGGGGCCAGACCAGGCTGGGGGAGAGGATGGGCAGGTGTGAGCCCAGCCCCAGCTGGGAAGGGCAGGACAGCAGCCCAGGCCAAGGGAACTGCAGGGGCTAAGGCCCGGAGGTGTGAGCCAGGTTCTTTGTTTCTGGAAGGTCAGGTCTGAGGGGGAGGGGCCTGGAGGCTCAGGGGCCTCGGGAGTTAGGAGGGGGCCTCCTGCCCAGGCCTCGGCCCTGGCCCATGCTGTGCCCTGGTCTCAGCTTCCACGCTCAGCTCGCtccctgcagcagcagcagcccggGAGGCCGGATTATCACTGCTAAAAATTCTGTTTATTGTTCCCTTCTAATTAGAAAAATACCCCAGGCACATGGTAGGGAATTTGGAAAATGCAgtgaagtataaagaagaaaatgataatcTCACTAACTCCCCCCAGAGGAGGCCCCACTGGTGGGGGCGGCGCTGTGCCCTCTGCATGCACCACCCAGTTGGGGTTCACCCCCAAGGCCCCTGCACCCAGCACCTGGCAAATAATGAAGGATTCTCAAACGAGAGAGCAGCTATCTAAAGTTGAAATTATGGtgcatacactttttttttttttaattttgaaaaaatttcaaatCTCTGGAACCCTCGATTCCCCCGTTACCCAGATTCACAGGCCATGAACTGGGCTGCGTCCTGCTTTGGACGCGCTGTTTCTCAGGCCCCAAACATGCCCCTGAGTCCTCAGGGATGACGCAGTCCTCCATGGGGACCACACCCTCAAGGTCAGCAAGGCTCCAGCACTGAGTTCTCACCTCCACGTGGATTCCTGGAGAAAGGGCAGCTTCAGGGTTGAATGAGCTTTGTTGTGCCCCCTCACTAATTCTGTTAGGGGAAAAGAATACACGCAGAAATCAATTTAGGCTCGCCCAGggcccccctcaccccccaccccccgcgcccTGGCTCTGCCTTTTGCTGGTGGTGGTGCAGATGGCTTTCTGGAGGCCCGGGGAGAACCCGCACTCAGAGCTCATTGGGTGGGCCGGGCTGGGggctcaccgccccccccccccccgcccgcccaCAGTGGAGCTCAAGATCGAGGTGGTGCTGCCCGAGAAGGACCGGGGCAAGGAGGAGCTGTCCGCCGGCGGGAAGGGCAGCCCCCGGGCCTACCAGGGCAACGGCACGGCCTGCCACTTCCATGCAGAGGAACGcctgcccgccccccacccctaccccggcGCCCAGGACTGCGTGGAGGCTGCTGTCTGCCACATCAAGGACCTGGAGAATGGCCAGTGGGTGCTGggcctgggagggggtgggaggccgAGGTGGGAGGACAGctgggaggcctggaggggacccATGACCGGCTCCATTGGGGCCACCGCCTCTGTGGCTCCTGCTGGTCTGGGGCTGCTCTGCGACCTCTGACATCTGagggcagcccctcccctcccaggatgCGGGAAGTGGAGCTGGGCTGGGGGAAGGTGTTGCTGGTGAAAGACAACGGGGAGTTCCATGCCCTGGGTCACAAGTGTCCACACTACGGTGCGCCCCTGGTGAAAGGTGAGCTGTTGGTGCCcacgggggcggggcgggaccTCCCCAACAGGGGCTTGGTGGCAACCCCATCACAAGGGACGCTCAGCCCCCACTCCACTGGGCCCCAGGCCCCCGTCTATTAGTGGGGTGTCCTGGGCCATGGGGAAGGGCCAGTGGTGCTGGATACATGGGTCCTTGGAGAGGAGCTCTTGCTGGTGGCCCAGCCCAGCACTGCCCCCTCCCAGGAGTGCTGTCCCGTGGACGGGTGCGCTGCCCCTGGCATGGCGCCTGCTTCAACATCAGCACCGGAGacctggaggacttccctggcctgGACAGTCTGCATAAGTTCCAGGTGGGGCCAGGCATGCAATGGGGTGGGAGCCTGGGGGTGCAGGGGCTGGAGCACCCCAAAGCCCAGCCCTGAGCAACACAGCCCTTGCAGGTGAAGATTGAGAAGGAGAAGGTGTATGTCCGGGCCAGCAAGCAGGTGAGGGGGAGGCTTGGGGCTCAGGCAAAAGAGAGAGGTGAGAAGGGCCTCTGGGCCCAGaacacagcatgtgcaaaggccctgtggtgggagGGAGCCTAGTGGGTGTGGCAGGGGAGCAGAGTGAAGGGCTGTGTGGTGGGGATGAGGTGGCACTGGAGCAGCAGGACCTGGCCTGCTGGGATGGGCACAGGGAGCCTGGCAATGACCCCAGCTTCCAGCTGCCCCCCACTCACTGGCCACCCCCAGGCTCTGCAGCTACAGCGAAGGACCAAGGTGATGGCCACGTGCATCTCTCCAAGCGCGGGCCACAGCAGCAGCACCAACGTGCTCATCGTGGGCGCAGGTTGGTGGTGGGTTgtgaggggcagggtggggtggggtagaggGGGCTCCTGACCCACTGTCCCCTCCACTCAGGCGCAGCTGGCCTGGTGTGCGCGGAGACGCTGCGGCAGGAGGGCTTCTCAGACAGGATCGTCCTGTGCACTCTGGACCGGCACCTTCCCTACGACCGGCCCAAGCTTAGCAAGGTGGGTTAGCGTGAGCGGGGCCGGGCAGGGCCAGACCCATGTCCCACTGGGCACAGTTAGGTCCACTGGGACCCTTGCTTGCCGCCCCTTGGGGGTCTGGCCAGCTGCTCTCTCTGTTCGTGCCAGGCCCATCTGCAGTGCCCCTGAAAGATCTGGTTTGTTGAGCTCTGTCCTGTAGCTCCTGTGTGACCGAGGCTGCCAGCCCCCAAGACCCCGAGGCCCTGGTTCTCGGTTATAAAATGGGTCAGTGGCCACCTGGCCACTGTACAGGTGGGGCCGGGCCTGCAGAGGGGTGGGAGCCTGGGGGTGCAGGGTCCTGTCTCAAGCCAGGGTCTCCTGCAGTCTCTGGATGCACAGCCGGAGCAGCTGGCCCTGAGGCCCAAGGAGTTCTTCCGAGCCCATGGCATCGAGGTGCTCACTGAGGCCCAGGTACGGACAATGCTGGGGAACAGGCCTGGGGAAGGCTTCATGGGCACCGTGAAGGGCGTGAGGCCCCTGGAAGTATGGGTGTGCTCTGCCCTCCCGGCCCCGCTGCCCAGGCACCAGGGGTGTTCCAGGCCTGGGGGGTCATGGGCCCCAGTGTGAGGGGCCACGGACCGTCTGCTCAGGGCTGGGACTTGGGAGCATTAGGAGGACTTTGAGGGGGAGGTGGTGCCTGAAACTTAAAGGGTCAGGAGGGGTTgccaggaaagggaggaaggtTCATCCAGGTGGCAGAGCCTCGCAGAGGGCCTCGTGGGCGCTGGGCGTGGGGCAGGACCCGGAGGCCTCGCTCTGCCCGGCGGGGTCACAGGTGGTCACGGTGGACGTGAGGAACAAGAAGGCCGTGTTCAAGGATGGCTTCAAGCTGGAGTACAGCAAGCTGCTGCTGGCACCCGGGAGCAGGTGGGAGGGGTCCCCACGCCCCTGCCGGTATGCGGAGGGCTCGGGGTGCCAGGATCCCCTCCCTGACTCTTGCTGTGTCTCAGCCCTAAGACCCTGAGCTGCAAAGGCAAAGACGTGGAGAATGTGTTCACCATCCGGACGCCCGAGGACGCCAACCGCGTGGTGAGGCTGGCCCGGGGCCGCAACGCTGTGGTCGTGGGAGCCGGCTTCCTGGGTGAGCAGCTGGGGGTGCGGGCTGGGCCCAGGGCAGCAATGGCCCTGGGAAGTGCAGGGTGCCAGCCCTCCCTGCCTGGCCCCAGGGATGGAGGTGGCCGCCTACCTGACTGAGAAGGCCCACTCAGTGTCCGTGGTGGAGCTGGAGGAGACGCCCTTCAGGAGGTTCCTGGGGGAGCGCGTCGGTCGCGCCCTCATGAAGGTGAGCCCCCCACTCAGAACCCACCGCCCTGGGCACCCGCCCTGCCCCCACCTGGCTCTCACCCCTGCCCACCCACCGATCCACCTGGCAGATGTTTGAGAGCAACCGGGTCAAGTTCTACATGCAGACGGAGGTGTCGGAGCTGCGGGCCCAGGAGGGAAAGGTGGGCCCTTctccaccccctgccgctttctgTCCCCTTCCCTGTGCCCGGGAGCTGCTCACTCCCACTCTCTGCAGCTGAAGGAGGTCGTGCTGAAGAGCAGCAAGGTCTTGCGGGCTGACGTCTGCGTGGTGGGCATTGGTGAGTGGGGGGCAGGCGGTGGCAGTGAGCATAGTCACCCGCGCATGCTCGACGGTGAACTTGGGCCAGTCCCTTCTTCTCCCCCAGCCTGTTTGcacttctataaaatggggacccCAACCGTACCCCCTTGGCAGGGTTGTTGGGGGGTGATGGTACCAGCTTAGCCTGGCCCGGCATGGAGGACGCTCCCAATGACCCCTGTCCAGTAACCCTGCGCAGCCGCAGGACACAGAAAAGCCTCTAACTGGTCCCTGCTCCAGCTGAGG
The sequence above is a segment of the Eschrichtius robustus isolate mEscRob2 chromosome 14, mEscRob2.pri, whole genome shotgun sequence genome. Coding sequences within it:
- the AIFM3 gene encoding apoptosis-inducing factor 3 isoform X2 gives rise to the protein MGGCFSKPKPGTSSPTVELKIEVVLPEKDRGKEELSAGGKGSPRAYQGNGTACHFHAEERLPAPHPYPGAQDCVEAAVCHIKDLENGQMREVELGWGKVLLVKDNGEFHALGHKCPHYGAPLVKGVLSRGRVRCPWHGACFNISTGDLEDFPGLDSLHKFQVKIEKEKVYVRASKQALQLQRRTKVMATCISPSAGHSSSTNVLIVGAGAAGLVCAETLRQEGFSDRIVLCTLDRHLPYDRPKLSKSLDAQPEQLALRPKEFFRAHGIEVLTEAQVVTVDVRNKKAVFKDGFKLEYSKLLLAPGSSPKTLSCKGKDVENVFTIRTPEDANRVVRLARGRNAVVVGAGFLGMEVAAYLTEKAHSVSVVELEETPFRRFLGERVGRALMKMFESNRVKFYMQTEVSELRAQEGKLKEVVLKSSKVLRADVCVVGIGAVPATGFLRQSGIGLDSRGFIPVNKMMQTNVPGVFAAGDAVTFPLAWRNNRKVNIPHWQMAHAQGRVAAQNMLAQEAEISTVPYLWTAMFSKSLRYAGYGEGFDDVIIQGDLDELKFVAFYTKGDEVISVASMNYDPIVSKVAEVLASGRTIRKREVETGDMSWLTGKGS
- the AIFM3 gene encoding apoptosis-inducing factor 3 isoform X3 → MGGCFSKPKPVELKIEVVLPEKDRGKEELSAGGKGSPRAYQGNGTACHFHAEERLPAPHPYPGAQDCVEAAVCHIKDLENGQMREVELGWGKVLLVKDNGEFHALGHKCPHYGAPLVKGVLSRGRVRCPWHGACFNISTGDLEDFPGLDSLHKFQVKIEKEKVYVRASKQALQLQRRTKVMATCISPSAGHSSSTNVLIVGAGAAGLVCAETLRQEGFSDRIVLCTLDRHLPYDRPKLSKSLDAQPEQLALRPKEFFRAHGIEVLTEAQVVTVDVRNKKAVFKDGFKLEYSKLLLAPGSSPKTLSCKGKDVENVFTIRTPEDANRVVRLARGRNAVVVGAGFLGMEVAAYLTEKAHSVSVVELEETPFRRFLGERVGRALMKMFESNRVKFYMQTEVSELRAQEGKLKEVVLKSSKVLRADVCVVGIGAVPATGFLRQSGIGLDSRGFIPVNKMMQTNVPGVFAAGDAVTFPLAWRNNRKVNIPHWQMAHAQGRVAAQNMLAQEAEISTVPYLWTAMFSKSLRYAGYGEGFDDVIIQGDLDELKFVAFYTKGDEVISVASMNYDPIVSKVAEVLASGRTIRKREVELFVLHSKTGDMSWLTGKGS
- the AIFM3 gene encoding apoptosis-inducing factor 3 isoform X1, whose product is MGGCFSKPKPVELKIEVVLPEKDRGKEELSAGGKGSPRAYQGNGTACHFHAEERLPAPHPYPGAQDCVEAAVCHIKDLENGQMREVELGWGKVLLVKDNGEFHALGHKCPHYGAPLVKGVLSRGRVRCPWHGACFNISTGDLEDFPGLDSLHKFQVKIEKEKVYVRASKQALQLQRRTKVMATCISPSAGHSSSTNVLIVGAGAAGLVCAETLRQEGFSDRIVLCTLDRHLPYDRPKLSKSLDAQPEQLALRPKEFFRAHGIEVLTEAQVVTVDVRNKKAVFKDGFKLEYSKLLLAPGSSPKTLSCKGKDVENVFTIRTPEDANRVVRLARGRNAVVVGAGFLGMEVAAYLTEKAHSVSVVELEETPFRRFLGERVGRALMKMFESNRVKFYMQTEVSELRAQEGKLKEVVLKSSKVLRADVCVVGIGAVPATGFLRQSGIGLDSRGFIPVNKMMQTNVPGVFAAGDAVTFPLAWRNNRKVNIPHWQMAHAQGRVAAQNMLAQEAEISTVPYLWTAMFSKSLRYAGYGEGFDDVIIQGDLDELKFVAFYTKGDEVISVASMNYDPIVSKVAEVLASGRTIRKREVETGDMSWLTGKGS